The following are from one region of the Carnobacterium gallinarum DSM 4847 genome:
- the dagF gene encoding 2-dehydro-3-deoxy-phosphogluconate aldolase, with protein MSLTPNYIEDRLCLNVLANSVENAKACYEAAEGHAVLGVLSKNYPTDEAAIEDMKKYAAATENALSVGLGAGDPNQSQMVSRISKELQPQHVNQVFTGVGTSRALLGQNDTIVNGLVSPTGKVGIVNVATGPLSSQAPSGEVTIETAIRLLQDMGGSSIKFFPMKGLAHIEEYKAVATACAKYDFYLEPTGGIDLENFEEIVQIAVDAGVKKIIPHVYSSIIDSTTGDTRPEDVKTLLGMMKNTLK; from the coding sequence ATGTCATTAACACCAAATTATATAGAAGATCGTTTATGTTTAAATGTTTTAGCTAATTCAGTAGAAAATGCGAAAGCTTGTTACGAAGCAGCGGAAGGACATGCTGTCTTAGGTGTTCTTTCTAAAAATTACCCAACGGATGAAGCCGCAATTGAAGATATGAAGAAGTATGCGGCAGCAACAGAAAATGCTCTTTCAGTTGGATTAGGAGCTGGCGATCCAAACCAAAGTCAAATGGTCTCACGGATTTCAAAAGAATTACAGCCACAACATGTGAACCAGGTCTTTACAGGAGTAGGGACATCACGGGCTTTGCTCGGTCAAAATGACACGATCGTGAATGGCTTAGTTTCTCCGACAGGTAAAGTAGGAATTGTCAATGTGGCGACTGGACCGTTAAGTTCACAAGCTCCGTCAGGCGAAGTAACCATTGAAACAGCGATCCGATTGTTACAAGATATGGGTGGTAGTTCAATTAAGTTTTTCCCAATGAAAGGCTTAGCGCATATTGAAGAATACAAAGCCGTAGCAACTGCTTGTGCCAAATATGATTTTTACTTGGAGCCAACAGGTGGCATTGATTTAGAAAACTTTGAAGAAATCGTTCAAATCGCAGTAGACGCAGGCGTGAAAAAAATTATTCCTCATGTATACAGCTCAATCATTGATTCAACAACTGGCGATACACGCCCAGAAGACGTGAAAACGTTGCTTGGCATGATGAAAAATACACTGAAATAA
- a CDS encoding PTS system mannose/fructose/sorbose family transporter subunit IID, with protein sequence MENTTELAKKKLTKKEISKTFWIYQLGCELSNSYERLQSLIFCASMIPAIKKLYADSEDEQREALKRHLAFFNTEGTIGASIQGISLAMEEERANGADIGDSAITSIKTGLMGPLAGIGDSIVWAAIMPLIISIFIPIAKNGSIMGGVGPLVIYTVLTMYMSWVLINKSYTLGRNSIMSLLKDGKIKQVIYGANVLGMMMMGALSASYVNISSPMKFHVSGGATIVIQDILDQIMRGVLPLTAVFLIYFYMVKKGPRYGIIIGTIVAVSIIGSFLGLL encoded by the coding sequence ATGGAAAATACAACAGAGTTAGCTAAAAAGAAATTAACCAAAAAAGAAATTAGTAAAACCTTTTGGATCTACCAATTAGGGTGTGAGCTATCAAACTCTTACGAACGTTTACAAAGTTTAATATTCTGTGCATCCATGATTCCAGCAATAAAAAAACTATATGCTGACAGTGAAGACGAGCAAAGAGAAGCTTTAAAAAGACATTTGGCTTTCTTCAACACCGAAGGAACCATCGGCGCTTCAATTCAAGGGATTTCTTTAGCAATGGAAGAAGAACGTGCAAATGGTGCAGATATTGGCGATTCAGCAATCACATCAATCAAAACTGGGTTAATGGGTCCATTGGCTGGTATTGGTGATTCAATCGTTTGGGCGGCAATTATGCCATTAATTATTTCAATTTTTATTCCCATCGCTAAAAATGGGAGTATCATGGGCGGAGTTGGTCCACTAGTCATCTATACAGTTTTGACAATGTATATGAGCTGGGTTTTAATTAATAAATCTTATACACTCGGTCGAAATTCTATCATGTCGCTTTTAAAAGATGGAAAAATCAAACAAGTCATCTACGGCGCGAATGTCTTAGGAATGATGATGATGGGAGCTTTATCTGCTAGTTATGTGAATATCTCAAGTCCGATGAAATTCCATGTAAGTGGCGGCGCAACAATCGTGATCCAAGATATTTTGGATCAAATTATGCGTGGCGTCTTACCATTAACAGCGGTATTCTTAATTTATTTCTACATGGTTAAAAAAGGACCACGTTACGGTATCATTATTGGTACAATCGTTGCCGTAAGTATTATTGGTTCATTCTTAGGCCTTTTATAA
- a CDS encoding hexose kinase, which translates to MILTVTLNPSVDITYELIGLQLGQSNRVPKSIKTAGGKGLNVTRVLQQMDTSVTATGIIGGTCGDFICQQLDELGIKHAFYQSQAESRNNITIVADGEQTEILEAGPNLVADIEAFVQLYQRLLEGTSLVVISGSLPQGLDGESYIRLIRLAKEAGKPVFFDSSGGALLDVLQSNSPPTLIKPNEHELSELLGRKINSQNLSELKKALDDPLFNGIEWLVVSLGSAGAVIKRGNNFFKVTVPKIDVVSAIGSGDSVIAGLAKGISKGLADEEIIKLGMTFGVLNTLDSQPGHLKKAEFDWVFSQIKLVKI; encoded by the coding sequence ATGATTTTAACAGTAACACTGAATCCTTCGGTAGATATTACGTATGAATTAATTGGATTACAGCTAGGTCAATCCAATCGAGTTCCTAAAAGTATAAAGACAGCTGGTGGAAAAGGTTTAAATGTAACACGAGTTTTGCAACAAATGGATACATCTGTAACAGCTACTGGAATTATCGGTGGAACATGCGGTGACTTTATTTGCCAACAATTGGATGAATTAGGAATTAAGCATGCTTTTTATCAAAGTCAGGCAGAATCTCGAAATAATATCACCATTGTTGCAGATGGAGAACAGACGGAGATTTTGGAAGCTGGACCTAATTTAGTTGCGGATATTGAAGCATTTGTTCAGTTATATCAACGGCTTTTGGAAGGCACAAGTTTGGTAGTGATTTCTGGAAGTTTGCCACAAGGATTAGATGGTGAAAGTTATATTCGACTGATTCGATTAGCAAAAGAAGCTGGAAAGCCTGTATTTTTTGACAGTTCAGGTGGAGCTTTACTAGACGTTTTACAATCTAATAGTCCTCCGACATTAATAAAACCTAATGAGCATGAACTTTCTGAATTACTTGGGCGTAAGATTAATAGTCAAAATTTGTCCGAGTTGAAGAAGGCCTTGGATGATCCGTTATTTAATGGAATTGAATGGCTAGTCGTTTCTTTAGGCAGTGCTGGTGCAGTTATTAAAAGAGGGAATAACTTTTTTAAAGTAACTGTTCCTAAGATTGATGTAGTTAGCGCAATTGGCTCAGGCGATTCTGTAATTGCTGGATTAGCGAAGGGGATTAGCAAAGGGTTAGCTGATGAGGAAATCATCAAATTAGGAATGACCTTTGGTGTATTGAATACACTTGATTCTCAGCCAGGACATTTGAAAAAGGCGGAATTTGATTGGGTATTTTCTCAGATTAAACTAGTGAAGATATAG
- a CDS encoding PTS system mannose/fructose/N-acetylgalactosamine-transporter subunit IIB — MANIVLTRVDSRLIHGQVVTKWLQQSAANEIFVVSDELENDEFLQSIYVMAAPPGVEVKIYGVESAKKYWAEEAANSNAKVLFLVPDLTALKAMVEADVIKNDIQIGGLGGGAERKNVLKNINLSENDVEILNGFLAKKLNVFFQAIPEDNPIEISKLIEKYNSL; from the coding sequence ATGGCTAATATCGTATTAACAAGAGTGGACAGTCGCTTAATTCATGGACAAGTAGTTACAAAATGGTTACAACAATCTGCAGCAAATGAAATTTTCGTAGTAAGTGATGAACTTGAAAATGATGAGTTCTTGCAAAGTATCTATGTTATGGCTGCACCTCCAGGAGTAGAAGTAAAAATTTATGGCGTTGAATCAGCTAAAAAATATTGGGCCGAAGAAGCAGCTAATAGCAATGCCAAAGTTCTTTTCTTAGTTCCGGATCTAACTGCTTTAAAAGCAATGGTTGAAGCAGACGTAATCAAAAATGATATTCAAATCGGCGGCTTAGGCGGCGGAGCTGAACGTAAAAATGTTTTGAAAAATATTAACTTATCTGAAAATGATGTAGAGATTTTAAATGGATTTTTAGCGAAAAAATTGAATGTCTTTTTCCAAGCAATTCCAGAAGATAATCCAATCGAAATCAGCAAATTAATCGAAAAATATAATTCTTTATAA
- a CDS encoding ABC transporter ATP-binding protein: MQERLVVTELSVHVKKEHLIKNLSLKLDKGTITCIVAPNGTGKTTFFKSLAGILPINTGNITIDSESFNDRKRFNQNLFFLESSEQLFQNLTAYENVQFISKLWKQDTDINQLLDFVGIRKYKDKKVKHLSLGMKQKVLVAVAIASGSDFIIFDEPLNGLDIENIENISTIFLALKKKGKTLLLSSHNIFEISKLCDHIYFLVNGSISEAPLDYKTLKEQYNSVFTVRRE, encoded by the coding sequence TTGCAAGAAAGACTTGTTGTTACAGAACTATCGGTACACGTAAAGAAAGAACATTTAATTAAAAATCTTTCACTAAAACTAGATAAAGGAACAATTACATGTATTGTTGCACCAAATGGAACAGGAAAAACAACTTTTTTTAAGTCCTTAGCTGGTATATTACCTATAAATACGGGAAATATTACTATTGATTCTGAGTCTTTTAACGACAGAAAAAGATTTAATCAAAATTTATTTTTTTTAGAAAGCTCGGAGCAATTATTTCAAAATTTGACTGCCTATGAAAACGTTCAATTTATTTCAAAGTTATGGAAGCAGGATACTGACATAAATCAACTATTAGATTTTGTAGGAATTAGAAAGTATAAGGATAAAAAAGTGAAGCACTTATCCTTAGGTATGAAACAAAAGGTTTTAGTAGCTGTTGCTATTGCAAGTGGATCTGATTTTATTATATTTGATGAACCTTTGAATGGTTTAGATATAGAAAATATTGAGAATATATCGACTATTTTCTTAGCTTTAAAGAAAAAGGGGAAAACACTATTACTGTCTTCCCATAATATCTTTGAAATAAGTAAACTATGTGATCATATCTATTTTTTAGTTAACGGATCAATTTCTGAAGCTCCTTTAGATTATAAAACATTAAAAGAACAATATAATAGCGTTTTTACTGTTAGGAGAGAATAA
- a CDS encoding sigma 54-interacting transcriptional regulator, whose translation MGKLQRIDRVQQALVKQTKKQLEPDEHRLEGVTAIEISQLLSLARNTVSEELNKLVSEDSAIKIKSRPVLFFSKEELETYYHCSFDTDVSFKSLDDLVAYLEKKNPVEIQQDQAQNQKPFSEVIGFEGSLKASIDKLKAAVLYPPNGLNVLLGGESGVGKTSIAESLHRYYEEYSGREIPFIYFNCSEYFNNPELLTSHLFGYKKGSFTGALEDKPGLIEYADQGFLFLDEVHRLSNEGQEKLFTLLDKGYFSRMGEADTKRHAEVRFIFATTEDFSEIFLQTFLRRIPVSLLLPSVKERPVQEKIELVVKFFQDESRKIKQDLIIAHQVIEQLVFKDYVGNVGEMKSEIQFICAQGYLKQIEKQSKELLIDSSLLISEEQFEKDARDQIALNELLNGQNLHIKADNLRSVTNYFVPRETINDAFYDFLLKEFSNLKNSNIPQKEVSAILQKKIDQLFDMRLFEPAQKNQSLRTIDEQFENRMNELTQYISELTGISLQPNLKEVLGNHIYSTLLFMDIPNDDFYLYSSQLMLGRLENYDISKNIVEKVSELFSVELPKTEITYYGLFLRKLKQTDSKYHRNDDCGVIVVAHGGTTATSMAEYSNILFSSNLLKAVNMPIHQTVEETLERVKNIIRINDYKKLILLVDIGSLVYFGNLISEEFGIDVLLVKNINLLSLLEVSREVIYESTDFSHLLPVLNKKGHLSTLCKKGHFFDSKVLIVSCMTGLGTALKIEKLIVDVFQEEILQNIRILTLDNSEVQDINRIHQHIRTDEKLVGIVGTVHTEVPDIPFISLEELFSEKGVERLLLLFGYDMSVKENRELREQVAKRYIHGLSLKAIINHITVLNPERLSIEVSQIYDDICQQLDIASNEKVMLRFLIHTCCTVERLVINKEYNTSEYNLSYKDLPNEASVIKMAFRSLEVSYNVQFSPLEIKYVYELLFG comes from the coding sequence GTGGGGAAATTGCAACGTATAGATCGTGTACAGCAAGCACTCGTTAAACAAACAAAAAAACAGCTTGAACCTGATGAACATCGCTTGGAGGGCGTTACGGCGATAGAAATCAGCCAGCTGTTGTCATTAGCTAGAAATACAGTAAGTGAAGAATTAAACAAATTAGTTTCAGAAGATAGTGCCATAAAAATAAAAAGCCGACCTGTCTTATTTTTTAGTAAAGAGGAGCTAGAAACTTATTATCACTGTTCATTTGATACGGACGTTTCATTTAAATCCTTAGACGATTTGGTTGCTTATTTAGAAAAAAAGAATCCTGTAGAAATCCAACAAGATCAAGCTCAAAATCAGAAACCATTTTCAGAAGTCATTGGATTTGAAGGAAGCTTGAAAGCAAGTATTGATAAGTTAAAAGCAGCTGTTTTGTATCCACCTAATGGCCTAAATGTATTGCTGGGTGGTGAATCCGGTGTAGGGAAAACCTCAATAGCAGAATCTTTGCATCGCTACTATGAAGAGTATTCTGGACGAGAAATACCGTTTATTTATTTTAATTGCTCAGAGTATTTCAATAATCCAGAGCTACTGACATCACATCTATTTGGCTACAAAAAAGGGAGTTTTACTGGCGCTTTAGAAGATAAGCCGGGACTAATTGAGTATGCGGATCAAGGATTTCTCTTTCTTGATGAAGTTCATAGACTTTCTAACGAAGGACAGGAAAAGCTGTTTACGTTGCTGGATAAAGGCTATTTTTCGAGAATGGGGGAAGCGGATACAAAACGTCATGCAGAGGTTCGATTTATCTTTGCAACGACGGAAGACTTTTCCGAAATATTTTTACAAACCTTTTTACGAAGAATCCCAGTCAGCCTCTTGTTGCCCTCAGTAAAAGAGCGGCCTGTTCAGGAAAAAATTGAACTAGTCGTAAAATTTTTCCAAGATGAAAGCCGAAAAATTAAGCAGGATTTGATTATTGCTCATCAAGTCATCGAACAGTTAGTCTTCAAAGATTATGTGGGCAACGTTGGTGAGATGAAGTCGGAAATCCAATTTATCTGTGCCCAAGGTTATTTGAAGCAAATTGAGAAACAGTCAAAAGAGCTGTTGATTGATTCTTCCTTGTTGATTAGTGAAGAACAGTTTGAAAAAGATGCGCGAGATCAGATTGCCTTAAATGAGTTGTTAAATGGTCAAAATCTCCATATAAAAGCAGATAATCTACGTTCTGTGACGAACTATTTTGTTCCGAGAGAAACGATCAATGATGCATTTTATGATTTTTTGCTAAAAGAATTTTCTAATTTAAAGAACAGCAATATTCCTCAAAAAGAAGTTTCGGCTATTCTTCAGAAAAAAATAGACCAGCTGTTTGATATGCGCTTGTTTGAACCGGCTCAAAAAAATCAGTCGTTGCGTACGATTGATGAACAATTTGAAAACCGAATGAACGAATTGACGCAGTATATCTCAGAGTTGACGGGGATTAGTTTACAGCCTAACTTGAAAGAGGTTTTGGGAAATCATATTTATTCTACGTTGCTTTTTATGGACATTCCTAATGATGACTTTTATTTATATTCAAGTCAATTAATGCTTGGACGCTTGGAAAATTATGATATCTCGAAAAATATTGTCGAAAAAGTCTCTGAATTATTTTCTGTCGAGTTGCCAAAAACAGAGATTACCTACTATGGTTTATTTTTAAGAAAATTGAAGCAAACAGATAGTAAGTATCATCGAAATGATGATTGCGGTGTGATCGTCGTAGCTCATGGCGGGACGACAGCAACCAGTATGGCGGAGTACTCAAATATTTTATTCTCAAGCAACTTATTAAAAGCAGTCAATATGCCGATTCACCAAACTGTCGAAGAAACCTTAGAGCGCGTTAAAAATATTATTCGGATAAATGATTACAAGAAACTCATTTTATTAGTGGATATCGGATCACTAGTTTATTTTGGCAATCTAATTAGTGAAGAATTTGGAATTGATGTTTTATTAGTGAAAAATATCAATCTACTTTCTTTACTAGAAGTTTCTCGAGAGGTCATCTATGAGTCAACGGATTTCAGCCACTTGCTACCGGTTTTGAATAAAAAAGGGCATCTTTCCACACTGTGCAAAAAAGGACATTTCTTTGATTCCAAAGTATTAATCGTTTCTTGTATGACTGGGCTTGGAACCGCTCTAAAAATCGAAAAATTAATTGTGGATGTCTTTCAAGAAGAGATTCTCCAAAATATTCGGATTTTGACTCTGGATAATAGTGAAGTGCAAGATATCAATCGCATTCATCAACATATCCGAACGGATGAAAAATTAGTCGGAATTGTCGGTACGGTTCATACGGAAGTTCCCGATATACCTTTTATCTCGCTAGAAGAATTGTTCTCTGAAAAAGGCGTAGAAAGATTGTTACTGCTGTTTGGCTATGATATGTCTGTCAAAGAAAATCGCGAATTACGGGAACAAGTAGCTAAACGCTACATTCATGGCTTATCGTTAAAAGCGATTATTAATCATATCACAGTCTTGAATCCCGAGCGGTTATCGATTGAAGTCAGTCAAATCTATGATGATATCTGCCAACAACTAGATATAGCAAGCAACGAGAAAGTGATGTTGCGTTTTCTGATTCATACTTGTTGTACAGTGGAACGTTTAGTCATAAATAAAGAGTACAATACATCAGAATATAATCTGTCATACAAAGATTTACCGAATGAAGCATCTGTCATAAAAATGGCATTTAGAAGCTTAGAAGTGTCATACAACGTTCAGTTTTCACCATTAGAAATAAAATACGTTTATGAATTGCTATTTGGGTAA
- a CDS encoding xylulokinase, producing the protein MKEALLGIDIGTSSCKLATFSIDGTVIATASEKYAVYYPEKGWAEQKPEEWWDSVVSAIQKLLKMPEMQEFTIVGIGVDGQGWSMIPIDSDGKVLYNNPIWMDTRAKDICDEVKAAYGDRIFEVSGNPFEPTYSLPKLLWLKRHHPEIFKKIDQVLQANSYIVYKLTGAKTQDLSQGYGLQCFDMKKGEWNQEICELLGVPLEILPPIVKSDQVVGSITAEISQLTGLEIGIPVVAGGVDAACGTLGVGVIAHGETQEQGGQAEGMSICLNECIADKRLILGYHVVPNHWLLQGGTVGGGGVLDWVKNNYCLEEKQNAQFHETDAYYEMDRMAKSVPAGSDGVVFLPYMAGERSPIWNPHAKGVYYGFDFTKTRSHLIRASQEGVAYSLKDNLEVAESAGAIIGEMRAMGGSANSEFWTQMKADVTGKVIKVPSSDTATTLGAAILAGIGVGVYKDYQDARDQTIKVKKVYHPNPEVKKEYDQGFAQYKRLYQQLEPLMTE; encoded by the coding sequence ATGAAGGAAGCTTTATTAGGAATTGATATTGGAACATCTAGCTGCAAATTAGCTACTTTTTCCATCGATGGTACGGTGATTGCGACAGCTAGTGAGAAATATGCTGTTTATTATCCAGAAAAAGGGTGGGCAGAGCAAAAGCCAGAAGAATGGTGGGATAGTGTTGTTTCAGCAATTCAAAAATTATTAAAAATGCCTGAAATGCAAGAGTTTACGATCGTAGGGATTGGCGTAGACGGCCAAGGCTGGTCAATGATTCCGATTGATAGTGATGGCAAGGTTTTATATAATAATCCAATTTGGATGGATACACGTGCTAAGGATATTTGTGATGAAGTCAAGGCAGCGTACGGCGATAGAATTTTTGAAGTATCGGGGAACCCATTTGAACCAACCTATTCATTGCCAAAACTTCTTTGGTTAAAACGACATCATCCAGAAATATTCAAAAAAATCGATCAAGTTCTGCAAGCTAATAGTTATATCGTCTATAAATTAACTGGGGCTAAAACGCAAGATTTGTCTCAAGGTTATGGATTGCAATGCTTTGATATGAAAAAAGGTGAATGGAATCAAGAAATCTGTGAGTTATTGGGCGTTCCGCTAGAAATCTTGCCACCAATTGTTAAATCAGATCAAGTTGTAGGTAGTATCACAGCTGAGATTAGCCAGTTAACGGGTTTAGAAATAGGGATTCCAGTTGTTGCTGGCGGAGTAGATGCGGCGTGTGGCACATTGGGGGTTGGCGTAATTGCACATGGGGAAACTCAAGAACAAGGCGGACAGGCTGAAGGAATGAGCATCTGTCTGAATGAATGTATAGCAGATAAGCGATTGATTCTAGGGTACCATGTTGTGCCGAATCACTGGTTATTGCAAGGAGGCACAGTTGGTGGCGGTGGTGTGTTAGATTGGGTGAAAAATAACTATTGTTTAGAAGAAAAGCAGAATGCTCAATTCCATGAAACAGATGCCTATTATGAGATGGATCGAATGGCTAAAAGTGTCCCAGCGGGTTCAGATGGAGTAGTTTTCTTACCGTACATGGCAGGAGAACGTTCGCCAATTTGGAACCCACATGCCAAAGGAGTCTACTATGGCTTTGATTTTACTAAAACTAGATCTCACTTAATTCGCGCTAGCCAAGAAGGTGTAGCCTATTCTTTAAAGGATAATCTCGAAGTTGCGGAAAGTGCTGGAGCGATAATTGGGGAGATGCGTGCGATGGGGGGGTCAGCGAATAGTGAATTCTGGACACAAATGAAGGCCGATGTAACAGGAAAAGTGATTAAAGTTCCTTCATCTGACACAGCGACTACCCTTGGTGCAGCAATACTTGCGGGAATTGGAGTTGGAGTCTACAAGGATTATCAAGATGCTCGTGATCAGACAATCAAAGTCAAAAAAGTGTATCACCCAAATCCAGAAGTCAAAAAAGAATATGATCAAGGATTTGCCCAATATAAACGATTATACCAACAATTGGAACCATTAATGACAGAATAG
- a CDS encoding DgaE family pyridoxal phosphate-dependent ammonia lyase — translation MTISYEKFNLKEVINASGRMTILGVSKVSETVLAAQRFGGEHFFEMSELSIQTGKHLASLLKVEDAQVVSSASAGIAQSVAALIGAGSVYHAYHPYTEKCTKREIILPKGHNVDYGTPVEVMIAQGGGQLVEAGYANMCSPDHVDMMVTEKTAAILYIKSHHTVQKSMLSVQEAAAVAKKNNIPLIVDAAAEEDLFGYIEAGADLVIYSGAKAIEGPSAGLVVGKKEYIEWIRLQGKGIGRAMKIGKDNILGFTQAVEDYLKNGSESGDSMQERLTPFITDLNAVPNLEAKIVQDGAGRDIYRGSLKVSGSKNAKTVIQELKAENPAIYTREYQANNGIIEFDIRSVNQAEMAKIIKRLKEIMA, via the coding sequence ATGACAATTAGTTATGAAAAATTCAATTTAAAAGAAGTCATCAATGCATCAGGGAGGATGACTATTTTAGGGGTCTCAAAAGTATCAGAAACGGTTTTAGCCGCTCAACGATTTGGTGGTGAACACTTTTTTGAAATGAGTGAATTAAGTATCCAAACAGGAAAGCATTTAGCGAGTTTATTAAAAGTAGAAGACGCACAAGTTGTATCTTCTGCTTCTGCTGGGATTGCCCAAAGCGTGGCGGCGCTGATTGGAGCTGGATCGGTCTATCATGCCTATCATCCGTATACCGAAAAGTGTACAAAACGGGAAATCATCTTGCCAAAAGGACATAATGTTGATTATGGTACACCTGTCGAAGTCATGATTGCCCAAGGTGGCGGTCAATTAGTAGAAGCTGGTTATGCCAACATGTGTTCACCCGACCATGTCGACATGATGGTGACCGAAAAAACAGCTGCAATTCTTTATATCAAGAGTCACCATACCGTTCAAAAAAGTATGTTAAGCGTTCAAGAAGCGGCAGCCGTTGCTAAAAAAAATAATATTCCTTTGATTGTTGATGCCGCGGCGGAAGAAGATTTATTTGGATATATCGAAGCTGGCGCAGATCTCGTAATTTATAGTGGTGCGAAAGCTATTGAGGGTCCAAGTGCTGGTTTAGTCGTCGGAAAAAAAGAATATATCGAATGGATTCGTCTCCAAGGAAAAGGAATTGGTCGTGCCATGAAAATTGGGAAAGATAATATTCTAGGCTTTACACAAGCGGTTGAAGACTATCTTAAAAACGGCAGTGAATCCGGCGATTCTATGCAAGAACGCCTAACTCCTTTTATTACTGATTTAAATGCAGTGCCGAATCTTGAAGCAAAAATCGTGCAAGATGGTGCAGGTCGTGATATTTATCGTGGGAGCTTAAAAGTCAGTGGCTCTAAAAATGCCAAAACTGTCATTCAAGAGCTCAAAGCTGAGAATCCAGCGATTTACACTCGGGAATATCAAGCAAATAACGGAATCATTGAATTTGATATTCGTTCAGTCAATCAAGCTGAGATGGCGAAAATTATCAAGCGTTTAAAAGAGATTATGGCGTAA
- a CDS encoding PTS mannose/fructose/sorbose/N-acetylgalactosamine transporter subunit IIC translates to MGVLGVSITMGLYYWFARLRFGYTFSGMLSQPLCAAMVAGLATGKIAEAMIIGAGIQLVYLGVTSTPGGNVPSDPALAAAIAIPIALGVGMNADAAIALAVPFGVLGVFMDQIRRTVNATFVHMADKYADNLNYKGIYRAAFLYPALVGFLLRFPLVFAGNYFGQSVVTTLLDIIPAKLMHGFEVMGGLLPALGFALTIMVIGKKNLIPYFLIGFVAVMYFDAAVMAVAVIGTCIAFLVRNNATKEGAA, encoded by the coding sequence ATGGGTGTTTTAGGCGTTTCAATCACAATGGGGCTCTACTATTGGTTTGCTCGATTACGTTTTGGGTATACCTTTTCAGGAATGCTGTCACAACCACTTTGTGCAGCCATGGTTGCAGGGTTAGCGACAGGAAAAATAGCTGAAGCAATGATTATTGGTGCAGGAATTCAATTGGTCTACCTAGGTGTAACTTCTACTCCTGGTGGGAATGTTCCCAGTGATCCAGCTTTAGCAGCAGCGATTGCAATTCCAATCGCACTTGGTGTCGGAATGAATGCAGACGCAGCAATCGCTTTAGCTGTTCCGTTTGGTGTTTTAGGTGTTTTCATGGATCAAATCAGAAGAACCGTTAATGCAACATTCGTTCATATGGCAGATAAATATGCAGATAACTTAAACTACAAAGGAATTTATCGTGCAGCCTTTCTTTATCCAGCATTAGTTGGTTTCTTGCTGCGTTTCCCGTTAGTTTTTGCAGGGAATTACTTCGGTCAATCCGTTGTCACAACATTATTGGATATTATTCCGGCGAAATTAATGCATGGATTTGAAGTAATGGGTGGTCTTTTACCAGCTTTAGGTTTTGCTTTAACCATTATGGTTATTGGGAAGAAAAATTTGATTCCTTACTTCTTAATTGGGTTTGTAGCCGTAATGTATTTTGACGCAGCAGTGATGGCTGTAGCAGTAATCGGTACTTGTATCGCTTTCTTAGTGAGAAACAACGCAACGAAAGAGGGGGCAGCTTAA
- a CDS encoding PTS sugar transporter subunit IIA, protein MEKEPIILLTHGGWGESLLQSVKMIVGQTDNIHEVVLKPEDNLQDFLERVKNQIDAVNWREKLLILTDIKGGTTSNVALRLSRDYNILALSGLNTAMLLDAVMKQATPYTETDGEEILQASLENCQILKLPTTN, encoded by the coding sequence ATGGAAAAAGAACCAATTATACTACTTACACACGGAGGCTGGGGTGAAAGTTTACTTCAAAGTGTCAAAATGATCGTTGGTCAAACGGACAATATCCATGAGGTAGTACTAAAACCAGAAGATAATTTACAAGACTTCTTAGAACGTGTAAAAAATCAGATTGATGCTGTTAACTGGCGTGAAAAATTATTAATTTTGACTGATATCAAAGGTGGCACGACTAGTAATGTGGCACTAAGATTATCACGAGACTACAATATTTTAGCTTTATCTGGTCTAAATACTGCCATGCTATTGGATGCAGTAATGAAACAAGCAACGCCATACACCGAAACAGATGGTGAAGAAATTCTACAAGCATCATTAGAAAATTGCCAAATTTTAAAATTACCAACAACAAATTAA
- a CDS encoding transposase — translation MPFTLDDELNETYLYYQDLFYAFKQKDFITFETLLLNVPYQVSSEMKTSIKTLKKHKLRIANTLQSLYSNGSLESTINKIKLWV, via the coding sequence ATGCCTTTCACATTAGATGATGAATTGAACGAAACTTATCTGTATTATCAAGATCTTTTTTACGCCTTTAAACAGAAAGATTTTATAACTTTTGAAACATTACTACTCAACGTTCCATACCAAGTTTCATCCGAAATGAAAACAAGTATAAAAACCTTGAAAAAGCATAAACTTCGGATTGCGAATACACTTCAATCCCTTTATTCCAATGGTTCCTTAGAAAGCACCATCAATAAGATCAAGCTTTGGGTATAG